The proteins below are encoded in one region of Fibrella aestuarina BUZ 2:
- a CDS encoding collagen-like protein, which translates to MHHTLYFRIFRPAFLLLALVSLFIACSKGTEGPAGPVGPAGPTGPAGPAGPQGAAGPAGPTGNANVMQFSFGSRTHTGSEQTYTLTGITADMITKSAIFVYVSNTNPWWYPLPGIFNGTNEYRTNIRPSANSVVAIVRVGTGSTTSDTFVNTRIVIIPANDLRNGRQAALDFNDYQAVKAFYKLPN; encoded by the coding sequence ATGCACCACACACTTTATTTCCGCATTTTCCGCCCGGCGTTCTTGCTGCTGGCGCTCGTCTCATTGTTTATCGCCTGTAGCAAAGGGACCGAGGGCCCCGCGGGCCCAGTAGGGCCAGCCGGACCAACTGGGCCCGCCGGACCGGCCGGTCCACAAGGAGCGGCAGGCCCCGCCGGACCCACCGGCAATGCCAATGTCATGCAGTTTTCGTTTGGCTCACGCACGCATACCGGCTCCGAACAAACGTACACGCTGACCGGCATTACCGCCGATATGATCACTAAATCGGCCATTTTCGTGTACGTGTCGAATACAAACCCCTGGTGGTATCCACTACCCGGAATTTTCAACGGCACCAACGAGTACCGCACCAACATACGCCCCTCGGCCAATTCAGTGGTGGCGATCGTACGGGTAGGTACGGGGTCTACGACCAGCGATACGTTTGTCAACACGCGCATTGTCATTATCCCGGCCAATGACCTGCGCAATGGGCGGCAGGCAGCCCTTGATTTCAACGATTATCAGGCCGTAAAAGCCTTCTATAAGCTTCCGAACTGA
- the trhO gene encoding oxygen-dependent tRNA uridine(34) hydroxylase TrhO produces MKPYRVLLYYYYTPIADAAAFRDEHHRLCLDLNLLGRIIVAPEGLNGTVSGLTADCEAYMNAVKADPRFAAIDFKVDEVEAHTFQKLHVRLKEEIVNSDLPVNPREQTGIHLEPAEFRAMKNDPDVVLVDMRSNYEHTVGRFKGAVTFDMENLRELPDHVGEIAHLKDKKIITYCTGGIKCEKASAYLLSQGFENVYQLHGGIIKYGLEEGGEDFDGQCYVFDNRLAVDVNAINPTVISTCHRCGTPTSRMINCASPACNNHVPLCEACGDTHAGTCTDDCKADPQLRTYDGTGYYSKKPIGYSPGLGYRSMKRSELAK; encoded by the coding sequence ATGAAACCGTACCGCGTTCTCCTTTACTATTACTACACCCCCATTGCTGATGCCGCCGCGTTTCGCGATGAGCACCACCGGCTTTGTCTCGACCTCAATCTGCTGGGTCGTATCATCGTTGCTCCTGAGGGCCTCAATGGTACGGTGTCAGGGCTGACGGCCGATTGTGAGGCGTACATGAACGCGGTGAAAGCCGACCCTCGTTTTGCCGCTATCGATTTCAAAGTCGATGAGGTCGAGGCCCACACGTTTCAGAAACTGCACGTTCGGCTGAAAGAGGAAATCGTCAATTCCGACCTGCCCGTGAACCCGCGTGAGCAGACAGGCATCCACCTGGAACCGGCCGAGTTTCGGGCCATGAAGAACGACCCGGACGTAGTGCTGGTCGATATGCGATCGAACTACGAGCATACCGTGGGGCGGTTCAAAGGGGCTGTCACCTTCGACATGGAGAACCTGCGCGAACTGCCCGATCACGTTGGCGAGATTGCGCACCTCAAGGACAAGAAAATCATCACCTATTGTACCGGCGGTATCAAGTGTGAAAAGGCCTCGGCCTATCTGCTGTCGCAGGGGTTTGAGAATGTCTATCAATTGCACGGGGGCATCATCAAATACGGCCTGGAAGAAGGCGGCGAAGACTTCGACGGCCAATGCTACGTGTTCGACAACCGCCTCGCCGTGGACGTCAACGCCATCAACCCGACGGTAATTTCGACTTGCCACCGCTGCGGCACGCCCACCTCGCGGATGATCAACTGCGCCAGCCCGGCCTGCAACAACCACGTACCGCTGTGCGAAGCCTGCGGCGATACCCACGCCGGCACGTGCACGGATGACTGCAAAGCCGACCCGCAGTTACGTACCTACGACGGTACGGGCTACTACAGCAAGAAGCCCATCGGCTACTCGCCTGGGCTTGGTTACCGCAGCATGAAGCGTAGCGAACTGGCCAAGTAA
- a CDS encoding outer membrane beta-barrel protein — MTNRLLVSILIWLCVVGTTLAQTPARFTLQATVTDTLGTKLNGATVMLQTVKDSVLTNYGRSVETGVFTLKGIRRGTYLLKITYVGMMPLSQTISFETEPTLDLGTIKLKPIAKELYEVVVKTARAPLTIRGDTVEYDTRAFKVPVGSTVEDLLRKLPGVMVDRDGNIRAQGQEVKRVTVDGKQFFGDDPKAATKNLQAEAISKVQVFSDKTEQAKLTGVDDGKKEKTLNLELKEEFKKGGFGKITAAGGPATNLSERGEVRGNYNKFDKKQQFAVIGLANNTNQTGLSWADYQDFRGSNSFNGNDNADFGFSGGGNVIYFGGSDDDENTSIPISGGSRGRGLSNNAAGGANYNYDTKNTKISSNYYFSRTRLFTNSLSRVSNFLPNDTLNTFTTSNQVNQATSHRISFRLEQQLDSMSTLIFISNNRYNIANANLNNLRDAFRSRTPTEQTQNTTINNREANSLASINSLIYRLKFKKKGRSFAASVGYQINASDGTLDLTATTDFPTSASLVDQRLNQRQLTNSNVSQYKFSLLFVEPLQKRLFLESFYNFSLRYDNVDRDVLNRENSMNRIDSLSRYFTNTYLFNRLGTSLRWNNKGLNISAGGAVQQFRLNGQYATDQTAPTLNRIDRIFTTFIPNVSVNVDLQNNKYLYGGYSVRVQPPSSRDLQPLVDNSNPLYVTVGNADLLPALTHSANVGYNYFNPGTFTNFYGGLSYGYNINQIVYAQTIDVQTLITRTVPRNISGGQNFSYYSYVSFPLKKTKATLDLGGNLNFGKLITPINGRDNITNTTNYNANLRLNLTPAEWLTFYGNANVNVGNARYSINASQNAQTVNTSYNADLNVKIPGEIFVSTTYNYQLYQNKRFGFNQVVPIWNASIYRLFGKAKKTEVRLSGYDLLNRNINVSQYAGANAVSSESTITLARYFMLGVSYNMRGIKASVRRGNGFD; from the coding sequence ATGACCAATAGGCTACTTGTCAGTATACTCATCTGGCTTTGTGTAGTAGGGACCACGCTGGCCCAAACACCCGCTCGCTTTACCCTACAGGCAACCGTTACGGATACCCTGGGGACCAAACTCAACGGAGCGACGGTGATGCTCCAAACCGTGAAAGATTCTGTACTGACCAATTACGGCCGATCGGTCGAAACGGGCGTTTTTACACTCAAAGGCATTCGCCGGGGTACGTACCTGCTGAAAATCACTTACGTTGGCATGATGCCCCTCAGCCAAACGATTTCGTTCGAGACGGAGCCGACCCTCGATCTGGGCACGATCAAACTGAAACCCATTGCCAAAGAACTGTATGAAGTGGTGGTGAAAACCGCCCGGGCACCCCTCACCATCCGGGGTGATACGGTCGAGTATGATACCCGCGCGTTTAAGGTGCCCGTCGGCTCAACGGTGGAAGACCTGCTCCGCAAACTACCCGGTGTGATGGTCGACCGCGACGGCAACATTCGGGCGCAGGGGCAGGAAGTAAAGCGCGTAACGGTGGATGGCAAGCAATTTTTTGGCGACGACCCGAAAGCCGCTACAAAAAATCTTCAGGCCGAAGCCATTTCGAAAGTGCAGGTTTTCAGCGACAAAACCGAGCAGGCCAAACTGACCGGCGTCGATGATGGGAAGAAAGAAAAGACGCTGAATCTCGAACTGAAGGAAGAATTCAAAAAAGGCGGTTTCGGAAAAATCACGGCGGCAGGCGGCCCGGCCACCAACCTCTCGGAGCGCGGCGAGGTGCGGGGCAACTACAACAAGTTTGACAAAAAACAGCAGTTTGCCGTTATCGGGCTGGCTAACAACACCAACCAAACAGGCCTCTCGTGGGCCGATTACCAGGATTTCCGGGGTAGTAACTCCTTCAACGGCAACGACAACGCCGACTTTGGCTTCAGCGGCGGCGGCAACGTGATTTACTTTGGTGGCAGCGACGACGATGAGAATACGTCTATCCCGATTTCGGGCGGTAGCCGGGGCCGGGGCCTGTCCAACAACGCGGCGGGTGGGGCCAACTACAACTACGACACCAAGAATACCAAGATCAGCAGCAACTACTACTTCAGCCGGACACGGCTATTTACGAACAGCCTGAGCCGGGTGTCGAACTTCCTGCCAAACGACACGCTGAACACCTTCACGACCAGCAACCAGGTCAATCAGGCCACCAGCCACCGGATCAGCTTCCGGCTCGAGCAGCAGCTCGACTCCATGAGCACGCTGATCTTTATCAGCAACAACCGCTACAACATAGCCAACGCCAACCTGAACAACTTACGCGATGCGTTCCGGTCGAGAACGCCAACCGAGCAGACCCAGAATACGACGATCAACAACCGGGAGGCCAATTCGCTGGCGTCGATCAACTCGCTGATCTACCGGTTGAAATTCAAGAAGAAAGGGCGCAGTTTCGCGGCCAGTGTGGGCTATCAGATCAACGCCAGCGATGGTACGCTGGACCTCACGGCAACAACCGATTTTCCGACCTCGGCGAGCCTTGTCGACCAGCGCCTTAACCAGCGGCAGCTCACCAACAGCAACGTGTCGCAGTATAAATTCAGCCTGTTGTTTGTGGAGCCCCTTCAGAAGCGCTTGTTTCTGGAATCGTTTTACAACTTCAGCCTGCGCTACGACAACGTGGACCGCGACGTGCTGAACCGGGAAAACTCGATGAACCGCATTGACTCGCTCAGCCGGTATTTTACCAACACGTATCTGTTCAACCGCTTGGGCACCAGCCTGCGCTGGAACAACAAAGGCCTGAACATCAGCGCCGGTGGGGCGGTACAGCAGTTCCGGCTTAACGGGCAATATGCTACCGACCAGACGGCACCCACGCTCAACCGCATCGACCGGATTTTCACCACCTTCATTCCGAACGTGTCGGTCAATGTGGATCTCCAGAACAACAAGTACCTCTACGGCGGCTATTCGGTGCGGGTGCAACCGCCCTCGTCGCGCGATCTGCAACCGCTCGTCGACAACAGCAACCCGCTGTACGTGACGGTGGGTAACGCCGACCTGCTCCCCGCCCTGACGCACAGCGCCAACGTCGGGTATAACTACTTCAACCCCGGCACCTTTACCAACTTCTACGGCGGGTTGAGTTACGGCTACAACATCAACCAGATTGTGTATGCCCAAACCATCGATGTGCAAACGCTGATTACCCGCACAGTGCCCCGTAATATTTCGGGCGGGCAGAATTTCAGCTACTACAGCTACGTGAGTTTCCCCCTGAAGAAGACGAAAGCCACGCTTGATCTGGGCGGCAACCTCAACTTCGGCAAGCTGATCACGCCGATCAACGGGCGTGATAACATCACCAATACCACCAATTACAACGCCAACCTGCGCCTGAACCTGACACCTGCTGAGTGGCTGACGTTCTATGGTAACGCCAACGTAAACGTGGGCAATGCCCGGTACTCGATCAACGCCTCACAGAACGCGCAAACGGTCAACACCAGCTACAATGCGGACCTCAACGTGAAAATCCCCGGCGAGATTTTTGTCAGCACCACCTACAATTACCAGTTATACCAGAACAAGCGCTTTGGGTTCAATCAGGTCGTGCCGATCTGGAATGCGTCGATCTATCGGCTCTTTGGCAAGGCCAAGAAAACGGAGGTACGGCTCTCGGGCTACGACCTGCTCAACCGCAACATCAACGTGTCTCAATATGCGGGCGCAAACGCCGTTTCTAGCGAGAGCACCATCACCCTCGCGCGGTATTTCATGCTCGGCGTTTCGTACAACATGCGCGGGATCAAAGCCAGCGTCCGCCGGGGCAACGGGTTTGATTAA
- a CDS encoding glycosyltransferase family 2 protein — MKQLPLVSVVLATYNGERFLKTQLDSIVQQTYPQLEVIVVDDRSTDATHDILQHYAARYPYFSLVVNETNLGYIRNFEKGMLLANGDLIALSDQDDIWHPEKIRILVEAMGDSDVVFGDSRLIDDNDQPLGINFSDIRQLQSFDSCLSFLIGNTVSGHNMLITKSLLQRSLPFPLHIPHDHWLCFVATFRQPVKFVPQLLVDYRQHATNVYGILPVVNGVKRTRAQKSAEQRLHAIRERAQALTDKCPAELTREKKVLTRLNRTYKSFSIPNNFVRMMTFFRYRDELLATKKRSALRKWLFCFKMFVKIK; from the coding sequence ATGAAGCAACTCCCTTTAGTTTCAGTTGTGCTGGCCACCTACAATGGTGAGCGTTTTTTAAAGACCCAACTCGATAGTATCGTTCAGCAGACCTATCCGCAACTCGAAGTGATTGTGGTCGATGATCGTTCTACCGATGCTACCCACGACATCCTGCAACACTACGCGGCCCGCTACCCGTACTTCAGCCTTGTCGTTAATGAGACCAATCTGGGCTATATCCGGAATTTCGAGAAAGGCATGCTGCTGGCCAACGGCGACCTGATTGCCCTGAGCGATCAGGACGACATCTGGCACCCCGAAAAGATTCGCATTCTGGTGGAGGCGATGGGCGACAGCGACGTGGTATTTGGTGACTCCCGCCTTATCGACGACAACGATCAGCCACTGGGCATCAACTTCTCCGATATCCGCCAATTGCAGAGCTTTGACAGCTGTTTATCGTTTTTGATCGGCAACACCGTATCGGGCCACAACATGCTCATCACCAAGAGCTTGCTACAACGAAGCCTACCGTTCCCGCTGCACATCCCGCACGATCATTGGCTGTGCTTCGTCGCGACGTTCAGGCAGCCGGTCAAGTTTGTGCCACAGTTGCTGGTCGATTACCGGCAGCACGCTACCAACGTGTATGGCATTTTACCGGTCGTCAACGGGGTTAAACGGACGCGGGCCCAAAAGAGCGCCGAGCAACGGCTGCACGCCATTCGGGAGCGGGCCCAGGCGCTGACCGACAAGTGCCCCGCCGAACTGACCCGCGAAAAGAAGGTCCTGACCCGGCTGAACCGGACGTACAAGAGCTTTTCGATTCCGAATAACTTCGTCCGGATGATGACCTTTTTTCGCTACCGCGACGAGCTGCTGGCGACCAAAAAACGCTCGGCCTTGCGCAAATGGCTGTTCTGTTTTAAGATGTTCGTGAAGATTAAATAA